In one Corallococcus sp. EGB genomic region, the following are encoded:
- a CDS encoding chloride channel protein: protein MKKPDVERIEEGLGEGATARSSLPVAPSMGPALASLRTPTTSVAVDSRTVFISGLAVVLAAVAGLVAQGLGALIHFVTHLAFYGRLSVQPVSPGDNTLGVWVVVVPVVGALIVGLMARYGSRAIRGHGIPEAMEQVLFNQSRIPPRMTLLKPLSAAIAIGTGGPFGAEGPIIATGGALGSLMGQGLHVTADERKALLAAGAAAGMAATFGAPVSAVLLAVELLLFEFKPRSVIPVALATATATGVRIAFVGGAPAFAIPDLTTPSGSALAFYGVLGLVIGVASVACTRAVYWLEDMFEKLPLHWMWWPALGAIVVGVVGYFSPRTLGVGYTNIEDILSGRFVGTAMILFCALKFISWSVALGSGTSGGTLAPLFTLGGGLGSGLGLLATQLVPSLGVDVRVAALVGMAALFAGSSRALLASVVFAFETTRQPLGLLPLLAGCAASYLVSALLMRHSIMTEKLARRGARIPTELGADALSTALVRDHGLKTVVTLQAESLLEEVRTWLASDAAGSRHQGFPVVTQEGRLVGVVTRRDLMDGQASGSRRLRDVVKRPPAVVFDDSSLREAADLMMDEGVGRLPVVSRARPEHVVGILTRSDLLGGHRQRLVNERKRERGLGPARPSAPRPA from the coding sequence CCCGTCGCCCCATCGATGGGGCCCGCGCTCGCCAGCCTGCGCACCCCCACCACCTCCGTGGCGGTGGACTCCCGCACCGTGTTCATCAGCGGCCTGGCCGTGGTGCTCGCGGCCGTCGCGGGCCTGGTGGCGCAGGGGCTGGGCGCCCTCATCCACTTCGTCACCCACCTGGCGTTCTACGGCCGGTTGTCCGTGCAGCCGGTGTCGCCCGGGGACAACACGTTGGGCGTCTGGGTGGTGGTCGTGCCCGTGGTGGGCGCCCTCATCGTGGGCCTGATGGCGCGCTATGGCTCGCGGGCCATCCGGGGCCACGGCATCCCGGAGGCCATGGAGCAGGTCCTCTTCAACCAGAGCCGCATCCCGCCCCGGATGACGCTGCTCAAGCCGCTGTCGGCGGCCATCGCCATCGGCACCGGCGGTCCCTTCGGCGCGGAGGGCCCCATCATCGCCACGGGCGGCGCGCTGGGGTCACTGATGGGACAGGGACTCCACGTCACCGCCGATGAGCGCAAGGCGCTGCTCGCCGCGGGCGCCGCCGCGGGCATGGCCGCCACGTTCGGCGCGCCGGTGTCCGCGGTGCTGCTCGCCGTGGAGCTCCTGCTCTTCGAGTTCAAGCCCCGCTCCGTCATCCCCGTGGCCCTGGCCACCGCCACCGCCACCGGCGTGCGCATCGCGTTCGTGGGCGGCGCGCCCGCGTTCGCCATCCCGGACCTGACCACGCCTTCAGGCTCGGCGCTCGCGTTCTACGGCGTGCTGGGGCTCGTCATCGGCGTTGCCTCCGTGGCGTGCACGCGCGCGGTGTACTGGCTGGAGGACATGTTCGAGAAGCTGCCCCTGCACTGGATGTGGTGGCCGGCGCTGGGCGCCATCGTCGTGGGCGTGGTGGGCTACTTCTCCCCGCGAACGCTGGGCGTGGGCTACACCAACATCGAGGACATCCTGTCCGGCCGCTTCGTGGGGACGGCGATGATCCTCTTCTGCGCGCTCAAGTTCATCTCCTGGTCCGTGGCGCTGGGCAGCGGGACGTCGGGCGGAACGCTGGCGCCCCTCTTCACGCTGGGCGGCGGCCTGGGCTCCGGCCTGGGGCTCCTGGCCACGCAGCTGGTCCCCTCCCTGGGCGTGGACGTGCGCGTCGCGGCGCTGGTGGGCATGGCCGCGCTCTTCGCGGGGTCTTCACGCGCGCTGCTCGCGTCGGTGGTGTTCGCCTTTGAAACGACGCGGCAGCCGCTGGGCCTGCTGCCGCTGCTCGCCGGCTGCGCGGCGTCCTACCTGGTGTCCGCGCTGCTCATGCGTCACTCCATCATGACGGAGAAGCTGGCCCGCCGCGGCGCCCGCATCCCGACGGAGCTGGGCGCGGACGCGCTGAGCACGGCGCTCGTGCGCGACCATGGCCTCAAGACCGTGGTGACGCTGCAGGCGGAGTCGCTCCTGGAAGAGGTGCGCACGTGGCTCGCGTCTGACGCCGCGGGCTCCCGCCATCAGGGCTTCCCCGTCGTGACCCAGGAGGGCCGGCTGGTGGGCGTCGTCACCCGCAGGGACCTGATGGATGGCCAGGCGAGCGGCAGCAGGCGGCTGCGGGACGTGGTGAAGCGCCCGCCCGCGGTCGTCTTCGATGACAGCTCCCTGCGCGAGGCGGCGGACCTGATGATGGACGAGGGAGTGGGCCGCCTGCCCGTCGTCTCGCGCGCCCGGCCGGAGCACGTCGTCGGAATCCTCACCCGCAGCGATCTGCTCGGCGGCCACCGCCAGCGCCTGGTGAACGAGCGCAAGCGCGAGCGCGGCCTGGGCCCCGCGCGTCCCTCGGCGCCCCGGCCCGCCTGA